In Micromonospora sp. NBC_01813, the following are encoded in one genomic region:
- a CDS encoding VOC family protein: MRIRGYAAGTPCWSELRTSDPTGSIEFYHELFGWKPVGDTGGPRVDFHLRDMAVAGLSASADIGTPSAWLTYVATDDTAATVDATARAGGVAVAPAVRHPDRGVSALVADPQGAVFGLWQRGPFPGAQVTAEPGTICWNELATRDVAGAGSFYGTVFGWTARASAFGGTDGYQDWLRQTREVAGLIEMGERYPPQVPAHWRTTFEVDDCATAVQRCSSLGGQITFGPYEAGPGTYAQLTDPLGASFGIIAVCPEYRASLG; the protein is encoded by the coding sequence GTGCGAATCAGAGGCTACGCCGCGGGAACCCCTTGCTGGTCTGAGCTACGCACCAGCGACCCCACGGGTTCGATCGAGTTCTACCACGAGCTGTTCGGCTGGAAGCCGGTCGGTGACACCGGCGGGCCACGGGTCGATTTCCACCTGCGGGACATGGCTGTCGCCGGACTGAGCGCGAGCGCCGACATCGGCACCCCGTCGGCCTGGTTGACCTACGTCGCCACCGACGACACGGCCGCAACGGTCGACGCGACGGCCCGAGCCGGCGGAGTCGCCGTCGCCCCGGCGGTCCGCCATCCCGATCGCGGCGTCTCAGCCCTGGTGGCGGACCCGCAGGGTGCGGTGTTCGGGTTGTGGCAGCGGGGTCCGTTCCCCGGTGCCCAGGTCACCGCCGAGCCCGGCACGATCTGCTGGAACGAACTCGCCACCCGGGACGTCGCCGGTGCGGGCAGCTTCTACGGGACGGTCTTCGGCTGGACCGCGCGAGCCAGCGCCTTCGGCGGGACCGACGGCTACCAGGACTGGCTACGCCAGACGCGTGAGGTCGCCGGGCTCATCGAGATGGGCGAGCGATACCCACCTCAGGTGCCGGCACACTGGCGCACCACGTTCGAGGTGGACGACTGCGCGACGGCGGTGCAGCGCTGCAGTTCGCTCGGCGGGCAGATCACCTTCGGCCCGTACGAGGCGGGTCCCGGCACGTACGCACAGTTGACGGATCCGCTCGGCGCCTCCTTCGGGATCATCGCGGTGTGCCCGGAGTACCGCGCGTCGCTGGGCTGA
- a CDS encoding glycoside hydrolase family 6 protein produces the protein MRRRSALTAVGAAAVMAFTVATAVGVGLLQPRAAQAADSVFYVDPDTQAARWVAANPGDSRAAVIRDRIATVPQGRWFTQYNPSEVRNQVSSYVGAAAAAGKIPIMVVYNIPNRDCSNHSGGGAPNHSAYRQWVDQVAAGLGNRPAYIVLEPDVLALMGTCMSAGEQAEVRASMAYAGKALKAGSSQARVYFDAGHSAWHSPSAMAGMLVGADVANSAHGISSNVSNYRSTSEAVNYVKAVINATGANHLTAVIDTSRNGNGPLGSEWCDPGGRAIGTASTTNTGDAKIDAFLWVKLPGEADGCIAAAGQFVAQRAYDLAIAAGPTTAPPPTTGPPPTTGPPPTTAPPPTTGPPPTTGPPPTTAPPPTTGPPPGACSVSATTNQWTGGFTREIRLTNGGAAVSNWTLVFTAGSNVSLSNGWNGTWSQSGSQITVRNAAWNGSLATGATVSIGFQGTYTGSTLPPLSNFTLNGAACSG, from the coding sequence ATGCGCAGGAGATCTGCGCTCACCGCAGTTGGTGCCGCCGCCGTCATGGCGTTCACGGTCGCCACCGCGGTCGGTGTCGGGCTGCTACAGCCCCGCGCTGCCCAGGCAGCCGATTCTGTCTTCTACGTCGACCCGGACACCCAGGCCGCCCGCTGGGTGGCGGCCAACCCCGGCGACTCCCGGGCCGCGGTGATCCGCGACCGGATAGCCACCGTGCCCCAGGGGCGGTGGTTCACCCAGTACAACCCCAGCGAGGTACGCAACCAGGTCAGCTCCTACGTCGGCGCCGCGGCGGCAGCCGGCAAGATCCCGATCATGGTGGTCTACAACATCCCGAACCGCGACTGCAGCAACCACAGCGGTGGCGGCGCGCCGAACCACAGCGCCTACCGGCAGTGGGTCGACCAGGTCGCCGCCGGGCTGGGCAACCGCCCGGCGTACATCGTGCTGGAGCCGGACGTCCTGGCGCTGATGGGCACCTGCATGAGCGCCGGTGAGCAGGCCGAGGTCCGAGCCTCGATGGCGTACGCCGGCAAGGCGCTCAAGGCCGGCTCGTCCCAGGCCAGGGTCTACTTCGACGCGGGGCACTCCGCGTGGCACTCCCCCTCGGCGATGGCGGGCATGCTGGTCGGCGCGGACGTGGCGAACAGCGCCCACGGCATCTCCAGCAACGTGTCGAACTACCGCAGCACCAGCGAGGCGGTCAACTACGTCAAGGCGGTCATCAACGCGACCGGTGCGAACCACCTCACCGCGGTGATCGACACCAGCCGCAACGGCAACGGACCGCTCGGTTCCGAATGGTGTGACCCGGGGGGTCGCGCGATCGGCACGGCGAGCACCACCAACACCGGCGACGCCAAGATCGACGCGTTCCTGTGGGTGAAGCTGCCCGGCGAGGCGGACGGTTGCATCGCCGCCGCCGGCCAGTTCGTGGCGCAACGGGCGTACGACCTGGCGATCGCCGCCGGCCCGACCACGGCACCACCGCCCACCACGGGCCCGCCGCCCACCACCGGCCCGCCGCCGACCACCGCACCACCGCCCACCACAGGCCCGCCACCCACCACCGGCCCGCCACCTACCACCGCACCGCCACCCACCACCGGACCACCACCCGGTGCCTGCAGTGTCAGCGCCACCACGAACCAGTGGACCGGCGGTTTCACCCGGGAGATCCGGCTCACCAACGGCGGCGCGGCGGTCAGCAACTGGACCCTGGTCTTCACCGCCGGCTCCAACGTCAGCCTCAGCAACGGCTGGAACGGCACCTGGAGCCAGTCCGGCAGCCAGATCACCGTCCGCAACGCCGCATGGAACGGCTCACTGGCGACCGGAGCCACCGTCAGCATCGGCTTCCAGGGCACCTACACCGGCAGCACCCTGCCGCCGCTGAGCAACTTCACCCTCAACGGCGCCGCCTGTAGCGGCTAA
- a CDS encoding general stress protein, which produces MTRSTIRTDGSSPGTFGDTANFPAGNLPGGPAGYPTTPGAAPELGEQARTTVTIATYPDYASAQRTVDHLSDNRFPVERTAIVGTNLRLVEDVTGRLTTGRAALAGAGTGAWFGLFIGLLIGIFAVVNWLGIIVTALVIGAVWGAVFGAVAHAMTGGRRDFSSRSLLQASQYGVTVDAEYAEQAHQAMRRMNPTSGSGRQ; this is translated from the coding sequence ATGACCAGATCCACGATCCGTACGGACGGCTCGTCGCCCGGCACGTTCGGCGACACGGCCAACTTCCCCGCGGGGAACCTGCCGGGCGGACCAGCCGGCTATCCCACCACTCCGGGTGCCGCACCCGAACTCGGCGAACAGGCCCGGACGACGGTGACGATCGCCACCTATCCGGACTACGCCTCGGCCCAACGGACCGTCGACCACCTGTCGGACAACCGGTTCCCGGTCGAACGCACCGCGATCGTCGGCACCAATCTGCGGCTGGTGGAGGACGTCACCGGCCGGCTCACCACCGGCCGGGCCGCCCTGGCCGGGGCGGGTACGGGTGCCTGGTTCGGTTTGTTCATCGGGCTGCTCATCGGCATCTTCGCGGTGGTGAACTGGCTGGGCATCATCGTCACCGCGCTGGTCATCGGTGCGGTCTGGGGTGCGGTCTTCGGTGCCGTGGCGCACGCGATGACCGGCGGCCGGCGGGACTTCTCCTCCCGCAGTCTGCTGCAGGCCAGCCAGTACGGCGTGACGGTGGATGCCGAGTACGCCGAGCAGGCGCACCAGGCCATGCGGCGGATGAACCCAACTTCGGGATCCGGTCGTCAGTAG
- a CDS encoding pirin family protein, whose product MPAVTVDDVLVLPRVPAFDPAANTIRPVRRVVTAPSGFEGEGFPVRRAFAGVPTTELDPFLHLDQMGEVEYAPGEPKGTSWHPHRGFETVTYIIDGVFDHQDSNGGGGTITNGDTQWMTAGSGLLHIEAPPEHLVVSGGLFHGLQLWVNLPRAKKFAAPRYQDIRAREVGLLTTGDGGALIRVIAGEIAGHQGPGSTHTPITIAHLTVQPGAQVDLPWRADFNALVYVLGGRGTVGERPHAVQTGQLAVHGPGDTLRITADAQQDSRTPQLDVYIMGGQPIREPVAQYGPFVMNTRAELVTAFEDYQAGRLGVVPAARVPHSGGQQPPR is encoded by the coding sequence ATGCCAGCTGTCACCGTCGACGACGTACTCGTCCTGCCCCGCGTGCCGGCTTTCGACCCGGCCGCCAACACGATCCGGCCGGTACGCCGGGTCGTCACCGCGCCGAGCGGCTTCGAAGGAGAGGGCTTCCCGGTCCGGCGCGCCTTCGCCGGCGTGCCGACGACCGAACTCGACCCGTTCCTGCACCTGGACCAGATGGGTGAGGTGGAGTACGCCCCGGGTGAGCCCAAGGGCACCTCCTGGCACCCGCACCGCGGATTCGAGACGGTCACCTACATCATCGACGGTGTCTTCGACCACCAGGACTCCAACGGTGGCGGTGGCACCATCACCAACGGCGACACCCAGTGGATGACCGCCGGCTCCGGCCTGCTGCACATCGAGGCACCGCCGGAGCACCTGGTGGTCAGCGGCGGGCTCTTCCACGGACTGCAGCTGTGGGTGAACCTGCCCCGGGCGAAGAAGTTCGCCGCCCCGCGCTACCAGGACATCCGGGCGCGGGAGGTCGGCCTGCTCACCACCGGAGACGGTGGGGCGCTGATCCGGGTGATCGCCGGCGAGATCGCCGGTCACCAGGGTCCCGGTTCCACCCACACCCCGATCACCATCGCCCACCTCACCGTGCAGCCGGGCGCTCAGGTGGACCTGCCGTGGCGAGCGGACTTCAACGCCCTCGTCTACGTACTCGGCGGTCGGGGCACCGTCGGCGAACGGCCACACGCGGTGCAGACCGGGCAGCTGGCCGTGCACGGCCCCGGTGACACGCTGCGGATCACCGCCGACGCCCAGCAGGACAGCCGTACCCCGCAGCTCGACGTCTACATCATGGGCGGACAGCCGATCCGGGAGCCGGTCGCCCAGTACGGACCGTTCGTCATGAACACCCGGGCGGAGCTGGTCACCGCGTTCGAGGACTACCAGGCGGGTCGCCTCGGGGTCGTCCCGGCGGCCCGGGTGCCGCACAGCGGCGGGCAGCAGCCGCCACGGTGA
- a CDS encoding MarR family winged helix-turn-helix transcriptional regulator, which yields MTGGPTGQRLAAWRAYIESSQRLLTLLGDELRDRCGLSLPDYHVLLLLSEAPQRRLRMGELANRLVFSPSRLTYQVATMERRDLVRRESCPQDRRGSHAVLTDHGLASLRAAAPGHLAAVQHHFLDHLDDADVTQLEKVFTALDTRLSPTNSATPAGKRT from the coding sequence ATGACGGGTGGACCGACGGGACAACGACTGGCCGCCTGGCGGGCGTACATCGAGTCCAGCCAGCGGCTGCTCACCCTGCTCGGCGACGAGCTGCGTGACCGGTGCGGCCTCAGCCTGCCCGACTACCACGTCCTGTTGCTGCTCTCCGAGGCGCCGCAGCGCCGGCTTCGGATGGGCGAGCTGGCAAACCGGCTGGTCTTCTCACCGAGCCGGCTGACCTACCAGGTCGCCACCATGGAACGGCGCGATCTGGTACGGCGGGAGAGCTGTCCACAGGACCGCCGGGGCAGCCACGCGGTCCTCACCGACCACGGTCTGGCCAGCCTGCGTGCCGCCGCCCCAGGGCATCTCGCCGCGGTCCAGCACCACTTCCTCGACCACCTCGACGACGCCGACGTCACCCAGCTGGAGAAGGTGTTCACCGCCCTGGACACCCGACTCAGCCCCACCAACAGCGCCACCCCAGCCGGAAAGAGGACCTGA
- a CDS encoding transglutaminase-like domain-containing protein, with protein sequence MSEATAATTGTIGCELSFEVTAAATVALAVTAHRQSATGRLVADTAGGPVVPDEVRGSWEAGGRLHLLHVPPGRVTIGYHAPLAPQQAATAAVVTPLDRIVALRPSRYCPSDRLGGFAAARFGGHGDPADAVRAICDYVHRNTTYTVGASGPGTDAAETLMSGAGVCRDYAHLTVTLCRALDIPARVVAVYAPGLSPMDFHLVAETALADRWYAWDATRLAPRQSMVRIATGRDAADVAFATTIEGFLEMTGMSVWAVAPGDLPLDDHQGLVALH encoded by the coding sequence ATGAGTGAGGCGACGGCGGCGACGACAGGGACCATCGGCTGCGAACTGAGCTTCGAGGTGACGGCCGCCGCGACTGTGGCGCTCGCCGTGACGGCACACCGCCAGTCGGCCACCGGCCGACTGGTGGCCGACACCGCCGGCGGGCCGGTCGTCCCGGACGAGGTACGGGGAAGCTGGGAGGCGGGCGGGCGACTGCATCTGCTGCACGTACCGCCTGGGCGGGTGACGATCGGATACCACGCGCCGCTCGCCCCGCAGCAGGCGGCGACGGCGGCCGTGGTGACCCCGTTGGACCGGATCGTGGCGTTACGGCCGAGCCGCTACTGCCCGTCGGACCGGCTCGGTGGTTTCGCCGCCGCCCGATTCGGCGGCCACGGCGACCCCGCCGACGCGGTCCGGGCGATCTGCGACTACGTCCACCGCAACACCACCTACACGGTGGGTGCCAGCGGCCCCGGCACGGACGCCGCCGAGACCCTGATGAGCGGTGCGGGAGTCTGCCGCGACTACGCCCACCTGACCGTCACGCTCTGCCGGGCGCTGGACATTCCGGCCCGGGTCGTCGCGGTCTACGCCCCGGGGTTGTCGCCGATGGATTTCCATCTGGTCGCGGAGACCGCGCTGGCGGACCGGTGGTACGCCTGGGACGCCACCCGCCTGGCGCCCCGGCAGAGCATGGTCCGGATCGCCACCGGTCGCGACGCGGCGGACGTCGCGTTCGCGACCACGATCGAGGGTTTCCTCGAGATGACCGGGATGTCCGTCTGGGCGGTGGCACCGGGCGATCTTCCCCTCGACGATCACCAGGGGCTGGTGGCGCTTCACTGA
- a CDS encoding SigB/SigF/SigG family RNA polymerase sigma factor, with the protein MTATLTGHRTVHEPATVDQRTTTPAAPSQRVKGPADSATELLNSMAALPTSHPSREALRDRAIEAWLPLAQHLAQRYSGRGEPTDDLAQTAAVGLIKAIDKFDPSRGVDFAGYAIPTIIGELKRHFRDRTWDIRVPRRLQELRLSISEANSTLLQTLGRSPTVADIATHLQITEEEVLEGLEGARAYNAVSLSTPTGDGERATELADMLGAEDREYELAELRVALGPALATLDEREQRILTLRFYGNLTQSQIADQVGVSQMHVSRLLARALTKLRGQLQSTY; encoded by the coding sequence ATGACCGCGACACTGACCGGACACCGTACGGTGCACGAGCCGGCGACCGTGGACCAGCGCACGACCACCCCGGCCGCTCCGAGCCAGCGGGTCAAGGGCCCGGCCGACAGCGCGACCGAGTTGCTCAACTCGATGGCCGCGCTGCCGACCAGCCACCCGTCCCGCGAGGCGCTGCGCGACCGGGCGATCGAAGCGTGGCTGCCGTTGGCGCAGCACCTCGCCCAGCGCTACAGCGGGCGCGGTGAGCCCACCGACGATCTCGCCCAGACCGCCGCGGTCGGCCTGATCAAGGCCATCGACAAGTTCGACCCGAGCCGTGGCGTCGACTTCGCCGGGTACGCGATCCCGACGATCATCGGCGAACTCAAGCGGCACTTCCGCGACCGCACCTGGGACATCCGGGTGCCTCGCCGGCTGCAGGAGCTGCGGCTGAGCATCTCCGAGGCGAACAGCACCCTGCTGCAGACCCTCGGCCGGTCGCCGACAGTGGCCGACATCGCCACGCACCTGCAGATCACCGAGGAAGAGGTGCTCGAAGGCCTGGAGGGCGCCCGCGCGTACAACGCGGTGTCGCTGTCCACCCCGACCGGCGACGGCGAGCGGGCGACCGAGCTCGCCGACATGCTCGGCGCGGAGGACCGTGAGTACGAGCTCGCCGAGCTGCGCGTGGCGCTGGGTCCGGCGCTGGCCACCCTCGACGAGCGGGAGCAGCGCATCCTGACCCTGCGGTTCTACGGCAACCTGACCCAGTCGCAGATCGCCGACCAGGTCGGTGTCTCACAGATGCACGTGTCCCGGCTGCTCGCCCGGGCACTGACCAAGCTGCGCGGACAACTGCAGTCGACGTACTGA
- a CDS encoding PP2C family protein-serine/threonine phosphatase, producing the protein MTLKLRSAAVTDRGLIRSGNQDSVHAGDWLVAVADGMGGMAAGDLASKIAIEAIAPLDAAVAVDQLVTGLETAVETASARIRDAITEDPAREGMGTTLTALLFAESGTAIAMVHVGDSRAYLLRGGTLEQVTRDDTFVQMLVDEGVITAEQAASHPRRAVVTQALQGDNVNPSYQVFAPQTGDRWLLCSDGLSNVVRAESIAEVLATYADPQAGAQRLVDLAIRAGGPDNITVVIGDIAEVTD; encoded by the coding sequence ATGACCCTGAAGCTGCGTTCCGCGGCGGTGACCGACCGCGGCCTGATCCGGAGCGGAAACCAGGACTCGGTGCACGCCGGCGACTGGTTGGTTGCCGTCGCCGACGGTATGGGCGGGATGGCCGCCGGGGATCTGGCCAGCAAGATCGCGATCGAGGCGATCGCACCGTTGGACGCGGCGGTCGCCGTCGATCAGCTGGTGACCGGCCTGGAGACAGCGGTCGAGACCGCCAGCGCCCGGATCCGTGACGCGATCACCGAGGACCCGGCCCGGGAGGGGATGGGGACCACCCTGACCGCCCTGCTCTTCGCCGAGTCCGGTACCGCGATCGCCATGGTGCACGTCGGGGACTCCCGGGCGTACCTGCTGCGGGGTGGGACCCTGGAGCAGGTGACCCGGGACGACACGTTCGTGCAGATGCTGGTCGACGAGGGCGTGATCACCGCGGAGCAGGCGGCCAGCCATCCGCGCCGTGCGGTGGTGACCCAGGCGCTGCAGGGCGACAACGTCAACCCGTCGTACCAGGTCTTCGCCCCGCAGACCGGCGACCGCTGGCTGCTGTGCAGCGATGGCCTGTCGAACGTGGTGCGCGCCGAGAGCATCGCCGAGGTGCTGGCGACGTACGCCGATCCGCAGGCGGGGGCACAGCGTCTGGTGGACCTGGCGATCCGGGCCGGTGGACCGGACAACATCACCGTCGTGATCGGCGACATCGCCGAGGTCACCGACTGA
- a CDS encoding glycoside hydrolase family 9 protein, producing MTRSRRRRTVALIAGTSASVLALTAMTVATAYAEEREHIVDGTFDDGTGPWWATENVTLGNTDGRLCATVPGGTANPWDASIGHNDIPLIDGAAYRLTFSASADVAATVRANVQLNAAPYTTVLSREIDLGPDPETVSYEFTANLDSPDGTFTFQLGGGTDEFTLCLDDVSLISDDSAGPPPGGAEQIKNGDFSDGTTNWVSYGTTGTRVVDGRLCATVPAGLANPWDAGVLQEGVPLIAGEEYTIAFEASAEPAANVRAVVQLGADPYTGYFGRDLALTGEPQRIEQTFVASEDTDRAQVAFQLGGNTEAYTFCLDDVSLLGGEEEPPYQPETGPRVRVNQVGYLPGGPKNATIVTDAADPLGWALHDADGTVVASGTSSPRGLDAASGEQTHTVDFSAYRGTGTGFTMVADGETSYPFTISADIYQQLRSDALQFFYIQRSGIAIDGDLVGDEYARPAGHVGIAPNQGDLDVPCQPGVCDYRLDVRGGWYDAGDHGKYVVNGGIATYQLLSAFERTKTAPSADGGAGLADSTLRVPERDNGVPDILDEARWELEFLMRMQVPAGEPLAGMAHHKMHDRNWTGMPMQPEDDPELRELHPPSTAATLNLAAVAAQCARLYAPYDAAFANQCRAAATAAYAAAKANPNRIADPNDGNGGGSYSDGDVSDEFYWAAAQLYLTTGEQSYLADVTASRHHTGEVFTSTGFGWGSTAALGRLDLATVPNGLAPQERERIRASVTDAADDYLAALAGQAYGLPMPGHRGAYFWGANSNIINNAVVLATAYDLTGDAEYRDGAVQAMDYILGRNALNHSYVTGWGTVSPRNQHSRIFGNQLDPDLPIPPAGSIAGGANAGLDDPFARDLLEGCAPMFCYVDDIASYATNEVAINWNSALSWIASFLADQGDAVPAPAPLACRADYVNYGTWAGGGGFTAQVNITNTGTTAIDGWAVRFAFTGDQRLREAWMAGVTQTGATVTARNETYNGRIGPGGTAMFGLNATTAGGANPAPELITVNGVACS from the coding sequence GTGACCCGATCCAGACGACGCCGCACGGTCGCCCTCATCGCCGGCACCAGCGCCAGCGTTCTCGCGTTGACCGCGATGACCGTGGCGACGGCGTACGCCGAGGAACGCGAACATATCGTCGACGGCACCTTCGACGACGGGACAGGCCCCTGGTGGGCGACCGAGAACGTCACCCTCGGCAACACCGACGGCCGGCTCTGCGCCACCGTTCCCGGTGGCACCGCCAACCCGTGGGACGCCAGCATCGGCCACAACGACATCCCGTTGATCGACGGGGCGGCGTACCGGCTGACCTTCTCCGCCTCCGCCGACGTCGCCGCCACCGTCCGGGCGAACGTCCAGCTGAACGCCGCGCCCTACACCACCGTGCTCAGCCGGGAGATCGACCTCGGGCCCGACCCCGAGACGGTCAGCTACGAGTTCACCGCGAACCTCGACTCACCCGACGGCACCTTCACCTTCCAGCTCGGCGGCGGAACGGACGAATTCACCCTCTGCCTGGACGACGTCTCGCTGATCAGCGACGACAGCGCCGGACCGCCACCGGGCGGCGCCGAGCAGATCAAAAACGGCGACTTCAGCGACGGCACCACCAACTGGGTCAGCTACGGCACCACCGGCACCCGGGTCGTCGACGGTCGACTCTGTGCCACCGTGCCCGCCGGCCTGGCCAACCCGTGGGACGCCGGCGTCCTGCAGGAAGGCGTGCCGCTGATCGCCGGCGAGGAGTACACCATCGCGTTCGAGGCGTCCGCCGAGCCGGCCGCGAACGTACGCGCCGTCGTGCAGCTCGGCGCCGACCCGTACACCGGCTACTTCGGTCGGGACCTGGCCCTGACCGGCGAACCGCAGCGGATCGAGCAGACCTTCGTGGCCAGCGAGGACACCGACCGCGCACAGGTCGCCTTCCAACTCGGCGGCAACACCGAGGCGTACACCTTCTGCCTGGACGACGTCTCGCTGCTCGGCGGCGAGGAGGAGCCGCCGTACCAGCCCGAGACCGGCCCCCGGGTCCGGGTCAACCAGGTCGGCTACCTGCCCGGCGGCCCCAAGAACGCCACCATCGTCACCGACGCGGCAGACCCGCTGGGCTGGGCGCTGCACGACGCCGACGGCACCGTCGTCGCCAGCGGCACCAGCAGCCCACGTGGGCTCGACGCCGCGTCCGGCGAACAGACCCACACCGTCGACTTCTCCGCGTACCGGGGCACCGGCACCGGGTTCACCATGGTCGCCGACGGTGAGACCAGCTACCCGTTCACCATCTCCGCCGACATCTACCAGCAGCTGCGCTCCGACGCGCTGCAGTTCTTCTACATCCAGCGCAGCGGCATCGCCATCGACGGCGACCTGGTCGGCGACGAGTACGCCCGCCCGGCCGGCCACGTCGGCATCGCCCCCAACCAGGGCGACCTCGACGTGCCGTGCCAGCCCGGCGTCTGCGACTACCGGCTCGACGTACGCGGCGGCTGGTACGACGCCGGCGACCACGGCAAGTACGTCGTCAACGGCGGCATCGCCACCTATCAGCTGCTCAGCGCCTTCGAGCGGACCAAGACCGCGCCCAGCGCGGACGGCGGCGCCGGACTGGCCGACAGCACCCTGCGGGTGCCCGAACGCGACAACGGCGTGCCGGACATCCTCGACGAGGCCCGCTGGGAGCTGGAGTTCCTGATGCGCATGCAGGTACCCGCCGGCGAACCGCTCGCCGGAATGGCCCACCACAAGATGCACGACCGGAACTGGACCGGCATGCCGATGCAGCCCGAGGACGACCCCGAACTACGGGAGCTGCACCCGCCGTCGACGGCGGCCACCCTCAACCTGGCGGCGGTCGCGGCACAGTGCGCCCGGCTGTACGCCCCCTACGACGCCGCCTTCGCCAACCAGTGCCGGGCTGCGGCGACCGCCGCGTACGCGGCGGCCAAGGCCAACCCGAACCGGATCGCCGACCCCAACGACGGCAACGGCGGCGGTTCCTACAGCGACGGTGACGTCAGCGACGAGTTCTACTGGGCCGCGGCGCAGCTCTACCTGACCACCGGCGAACAGAGCTACCTCGCCGATGTCACCGCGTCCCGGCACCACACCGGCGAGGTCTTCACCTCGACCGGCTTCGGCTGGGGCAGCACCGCCGCGCTCGGCCGCCTCGACCTGGCCACCGTGCCGAACGGACTCGCCCCGCAGGAGCGGGAACGGATCCGGGCCTCGGTGACCGACGCCGCCGACGACTACCTGGCCGCCCTGGCCGGGCAGGCGTACGGGCTGCCGATGCCGGGCCACCGGGGCGCCTACTTCTGGGGCGCCAACAGCAACATCATCAACAACGCGGTGGTGCTGGCCACCGCGTACGACCTGACCGGCGACGCCGAGTACCGCGACGGCGCGGTCCAGGCGATGGACTACATCCTCGGCCGCAACGCGCTGAACCACTCGTACGTCACCGGCTGGGGCACTGTCTCCCCGCGCAACCAGCACAGCCGGATCTTCGGCAACCAGCTCGACCCGGACCTGCCGATCCCGCCGGCCGGGTCGATCGCCGGCGGTGCCAACGCCGGCCTGGACGACCCGTTCGCCCGGGACCTGCTGGAGGGCTGCGCGCCGATGTTCTGCTACGTCGACGACATCGCCTCGTACGCGACGAACGAGGTGGCGATCAACTGGAACTCGGCGCTCAGCTGGATCGCCTCCTTCCTCGCCGACCAGGGTGACGCCGTGCCGGCACCTGCGCCGCTGGCCTGCCGGGCGGACTACGTCAACTACGGCACCTGGGCCGGCGGTGGTGGCTTCACCGCCCAGGTGAACATCACCAACACCGGCACCACGGCGATCGACGGCTGGGCGGTCCGCTTCGCCTTCACCGGCGACCAGCGGCTGCGTGAGGCCTGGATGGCGGGGGTGACCCAGACCGGCGCGACCGTCACCGCCCGCAACGAAACCTACAACGGGCGGATCGGACCGGGGGGTACGGCGATGTTCGGCCTGAACGCCACCACCGCCGGTGGCGCGAACCCGGCACCGGAGCTGATCACCGTCAACGGGGTGGCCTGCTCCTGA
- a CDS encoding helix-turn-helix domain-containing protein — MLLRQVIGRVLRRLRQDQGRTLQDVAQAAGLSTAYLSELERGRKEPSSEMLASICRALGVALEELLLEAMQELTRNQPMATAGRPVRWAAEDRLPTGRRAGRAGPFDGRPAGRAGGRVVAGPPPCRKRRDGHHHVLRSRPPR, encoded by the coding sequence ATGCTGCTGCGACAGGTGATCGGCCGGGTGCTGCGCCGGCTGCGACAGGATCAGGGCCGCACCCTGCAGGACGTCGCTCAGGCCGCCGGGCTGTCGACGGCGTACCTGTCGGAGTTGGAACGCGGCCGCAAGGAACCGTCGTCGGAGATGCTGGCGTCGATCTGTCGGGCGCTCGGCGTCGCCTTGGAGGAGCTGCTGCTCGAGGCGATGCAGGAGCTGACCCGCAACCAGCCCATGGCCACTGCCGGGCGACCCGTCCGGTGGGCAGCCGAGGATCGGTTGCCCACCGGACGGCGCGCGGGGCGGGCCGGGCCGTTCGATGGCCGACCCGCTGGCCGTGCCGGCGGCCGGGTGGTGGCCGGCCCGCCGCCTTGCCGGAAGCGACGGGACGGCCACCACCACGTTCTCAGGAGCAGGCCACCCCGTTGA